In Piliocolobus tephrosceles isolate RC106 chromosome 6, ASM277652v3, whole genome shotgun sequence, the following are encoded in one genomic region:
- the GSC gene encoding homeobox protein goosecoid: MPASMFSIDNILAARPRCKDSVLPVAPSAAAPVVFPALHRDSLYGASGGASSDYGAFYPRPVAPGGAGLPAAVSGSRLGYNNYFYGQLHVQAAPVGPACCGAVPPLGAQQCSCVPTPPGYEGPGSVLVSPVPHQMLPYMNVGTLSRTELQLLNQLHCRRKRRHRTIFTDEQLEALENLFQETKYPDVGTREQLARKVHLREEKVEVWFKNRRAKWRRQKRSSSEESENAEKWNKTSSSSSKASPEKREEEGKSDLDSDS; encoded by the exons ATGCCCGCCAGCATGTTCAGCATCGACAACATCCTGGCCGCCCGGCCGCGCTGCAAGGACTCGGTGCTGCCGGTGGCGCCCAGCGCTGCGGCTCCGGTCGTCTTCCCGGCCCTGCACCGGGACTCGCTCTACGGCGCCAGCGGCGGCGCCTCCTCGGACTATGGCGCCTTCTACCCGCGCCCCGTGGCCCCCGGCGGCGCGGGCCTCCCGGCTGCGGTCAGCGGCTCCCGCCTCGGCTACAACAACTACTTCTACGGGCAGCTGCACGTGCAGGCGGCGCCCGTGGGCCCGGCCTGCTGCGGGGCCGTGCCGCCGCTGGGCGCCCAGCAGTGCTCCTGCGTCCCAACGCCCCCAG GCTACGAGGGCCCCGGCTCGGTGCTGGTGTCCCCTGTACCGCACCAGATGCTGCCCTACATGAACGTGGGCACGCTGTCGCGCACCGAGCTGCAGCTTCTCAACCAGCTGCACTGCCGGCGAAAGCGGCGGCACCGCACCATCTTCACTGACGAGCAGCTCGAAGCGCTCGAGAACCTCTTCCAGGAGACCAAGTACCCGGACGTGGGCACGCGCGAGCAGCTGGCCCGGAAAGTGCACCTCCGCGAGGAGAAAGTGGAG GTCTGGTTTAAGAACCGCCGCGCCAAATGGAGGCGGCAGAAGCGGTCCTCATCGGAGGAGTCGGAGAACGCGGAGAAGTGGAACAAGACGTCGTCGTCGTCGTCGAAGGCATCACcggagaagagggaagaggaaggtaAAAGCGATTTGGACTCGGACAGCTGA